The Candidatus Angelobacter sp. genomic sequence GCCCAGATGATGCGCTCCACGACGCGCCATTTGATGGCGTTCAATCGTTTGGCCGAGCCGACGCCCATGATGGACGAAGTGATGACATGCGTGGTCGAGACCGGCATGCCCATTTCCGCCGTTCCGAGAAGCACCGTCGCCGCGGCGGTTTCCGCAGCGAACCCATGGACGGGTTGAAGTTTGACCATCTTGTGGCCAAGCGTCTTGATGATGCGCCAGCCGCCCGCGGCCGTTCCCGCCGCCATTGTCAGGGCACAAAGCACCTTTATCCAAAGATCGATATGTTGATCCTTGGGGTTGGCAGCCTCCGGTGTGTAAAGAAAACCCAGCCAGGGTGGAAGATGATCGAATATGCCGGTCTGGGTGGCGCCCGCGAGGGCCAGGGCTATGATACCCATCGTCTTCTGTGCGTCGTTGGTGCCGTGGCTGAAACCCATGTAGGCCGAACTGACCAGCTGGAGTTTGCCGAAGAGGCGGTTGACCATCCCGGGTTTTGAATTCTTAAGCAAGAACAGCAAAAAGCCCATCACTATGAAGGCGATCAGAAATCCAATGAACGGCGAGAGGACCATCGGCAAAACCACCTTGTAAAGGATGCCGCCGCCGTCCCACCAATGCTTGCCGAGGGCCGGTGCCTTCGCCCAAATGATCGCGTTCCAGTCGTTGTGAGCGGCCGCAAACGCCGCGCCGCACAAGCCGCCCACCAGTGCGTGACTGGAACTCGAGGGAAGACCAACATACCAGGTGATCAGGTTCCAAAGAATCGCACCCACAAGCGCGCAAATCAGCATGTAGGAGGAAGACGAAGCCGGCGCGTCGACGAGGCCCGACGAGATCGTTTTCGCCACGGCCCCGCCCACCATCGCGCCGAAAAGATTGGTCACCGTCGCAAGCAGGATAGCCTGCCTGGGAGTCAGCACACGCGTGCCAACCACCGTGGCGATCGAATTGGCCGTATCGTGAAAGCCGTTGGTGTAGGTAAAAATCAACGCCACCAGGATGACAACAAGAACCAGTGTCAGCGTCATGATGGAGGGCGTCAGGAGTTCTTGAGGACGATGTTGTAAATGACATTGCCGGCGTCCCGGCAGCGGTCCACCACCTTTTCCAGCAATTCGTAAAGATCTTTCAGCATCACCACCTTGACCGGGTCGTGTCGGCCGCTGTAAAGGTCGCGATACAATTCGAGCATCAGTTTGTCGGCCTCGCCTTCGATGTATTGAAGCCGGTCGTTCTGCTCCTTCATCTCTTCGAGCTCGTGCCCGGCGCGAAGCTGTTTGACCATTGAAGTGATCGTGTCAGTCGCCTTTTCAAGCATGGCCGCGTGCCGCGAAAAATCCACGTCCCTCAGGCGTTCAACGCCCAGAACGAAGCGTTCAGCGAACTTCTCGGCCGTCTTGGGTATTTTGTACAGGGCGTTTGAGAGGGCTTCGATATCTTCCCGCTCCAGCGCGGTGACGAAAGTCTTCACCAGTTCTTCGCTGATCTGTTCGGTGATCCGCTTTTCCTTTCGCCGGGTGAGGACAAACTCGTCCAACGATTGATTCTGGTCCCGGTCCTTGACGGCCTTGACGAGCGCCTGAACGCTGGCCCGGGCCTCCTCGGCACTGGCTTCCAGCAGCCCAAAGAACTTATCCGCCTTGCCGAATACTTCTTGCAGGGAAAACATAGCCCTGCTTTCGTAACACGAAGGTTACAATTCGGGCGAGGAAAATATCAGCGAAAGCTAGGACGCGAAAGCCCGAACCACCAGTTTTCCAAGGACTGCCCGGTTGCGCAGCGCCGCGAAGGCGAGCGGCGTTTCGCCGAGCGGGAACACACGGTCAACGACCGGCCGCAATTTCCCCTCTGCCGCCCAGGCCAGCGTCTTGTCCAGATCCACGCGGTTGCGTCCATAGCTGCCGACAAGCCGCTGTTCTTTCACAAAGAAAGGCCAGAGATTCAGCTTCACGTCCCGTCCCGCGGTCGCGCCGCACGTCACAATCGAACCGCCGCGAGCCAGGCAATTGAACGCCTGCTCCAACACCTTGCCGCCGATGTGTTCCACCACCAGATCAACGCCGTGTTTCGCGGTGAGCTTGCGGACCTCTGCCGGCCACGATTCGTCGCCCGTGTTGACGACGTGTTCCGCACCCAGTTCGAGTGCCAGCTCTCTTTTTTCGTTTGTCGAGGCCGTGGTGATGACTCGCGCGCCGAGATGATTCGCAATTTGA encodes the following:
- a CDS encoding inorganic phosphate transporter, yielding MTLTLVLVVILVALIFTYTNGFHDTANSIATVVGTRVLTPRQAILLATVTNLFGAMVGGAVAKTISSGLVDAPASSSSYMLICALVGAILWNLITWYVGLPSSSSHALVGGLCGAAFAAAHNDWNAIIWAKAPALGKHWWDGGGILYKVVLPMVLSPFIGFLIAFIVMGFLLFLLKNSKPGMVNRLFGKLQLVSSAYMGFSHGTNDAQKTMGIIALALAGATQTGIFDHLPPWLGFLYTPEAANPKDQHIDLWIKVLCALTMAAGTAAGGWRIIKTLGHKMVKLQPVHGFAAETAAATVLLGTAEMGMPVSTTHVITSSIMGVGSAKRLNAIKWRVVERIIWAWILTLPATAGVAYLFMRLVQFTGWVP
- a CDS encoding DUF47 family protein is translated as MFSLQEVFGKADKFFGLLEASAEEARASVQALVKAVKDRDQNQSLDEFVLTRRKEKRITEQISEELVKTFVTALEREDIEALSNALYKIPKTAEKFAERFVLGVERLRDVDFSRHAAMLEKATDTITSMVKQLRAGHELEEMKEQNDRLQYIEGEADKLMLELYRDLYSGRHDPVKVVMLKDLYELLEKVVDRCRDAGNVIYNIVLKNS